The genomic interval CGAGAGCCCAGCTTGCCACATGGAGGAGCAGCTCCGGTTGCCCTCGGGGCTGTCCCTCACTGCACActgggctctgcctctctgctgcctttgggtcagggctgctgcttccctggagccatggccatggccagcagcagaaCGTGGCCTTTTCACTGGTGCTCTCTTTTGGCTTCTTCATTGTTCTCTTGTGCTCTGGTACATGGGTTAGTCTGCAGATCTCATGTACCTTGGTGACAGTCCTGTCATCTCTACAGTGGAATCTCTGCACGCCTCTTCCAAAGCTGGTGTCAGGAATGCACCTGAGGAGCTGTTCCCTGCACAGGTCTCTCATTTTTCCAGGCTTCACCATGGATCAGAGGCCCAGAGTGATCAGTGAAGGACCAAAGGTTGGACTGTGAGCTATCTCCTTGGTTGCACATGCCCCAGAAAACTGTAAATGGCCTTTGACTTATCTGCCAGGAACTGTCCCTCTGGTGTTGGGGCTGATGGCAAGCAACAGCCTGGAGAGGATTCTGAAACTGCCAGAAAATGTCAGAGGAACTCCAGGGACAGTGTGTGAGTCTGGGTACTCATGGGTACTACCACAGCCACTTGAAGGGACCTGCTTTTGAATCTTTCAGTCTGAGTTTGCCACAGATGACCCAAGATAGCTCATGGATGTTCGGGTGTCTGCTAAGAATGACGCAGAGTTTCTCAGTTTCCCAATGACCATTTCAGCTTTGGGTCAATCCCAAGAACACCCTGACTTGTCTTTGAAGGGGTTTcatgtgctgggctgggctgcagttACAGGGACAAagaccactgctggcagtggaggtgcTCTGGAAGCTCTGCCCAGCTCCATCTGAATCCCCCAAAGGCCTCTGGTCTCTTGCAGGTCCTCTCTGTCAGCTGCCACACCCAAGGAAGTACCTCAGACACACCATGGACTCTGGAGGTGGAAGGTCTTGCTTATGGTCAGagagcaaagctctgcctgaaATCCTGGGCATTTCTTCAGTATTTGAGAAATAGAACACCTAGTCATCACATGAAATGATTCAATCCtttccataaaatgtcacatAAGCTGAATTTTAGTCATCACAAAATGTGAATTTGCAGGATGTGTATTCAgtgcaaaagaagaaattatggTCTTCCCCAGCTTCTGGTAATCTGCCAGTTATGGTGTGCATTTAATTGCTGTAATCTTCCAAGTACTTCCACTGGTCACGATTAAACTGACCACGTTGGAAGTCACCTTCCTAGCTGCCTGTCTGGACCTATGCACTTCCCATTGCTCTCCAGATTTGCCCACCCTAAATCTTTGATCAGTCCGATCCCACTCACCTAGCCAATTACTCTTTGACCTTTATGGAGTTCAGACTTGCCCATCTTTCAGCAGTCTGTCCAAAAGTGTCCTTAGCCAATTCCTCAACTCTCTTTCTATTTATCATTTCCAATCTATCtgactaaattattttatctataaataaataaataaataaataaataaataatttttcatttctcatctctCTCATTTCTACTACACTTACACAGCTGGGTAGAGGCAGTCTGGACATGGCACACTAGTAAggagtttgttttatttttcagtaattgttTCACTCTTTGTTTACTCTTTGCttccaaagcaaaaacaaaaataaataaataaataataataaaaaaaaactacttcCCTGTGCATAGCTTAAGGTGGGACCTTGTGCCAACGGGCTGTGACATCcatctgctgatttcagtggagaaGTCTGATTTAAGAAGAAGTGATGAAAACCTCAGATGGACAGTAAGAGAAATGGCAGGACCAAGAGGTGAGAAGTAAGGTCGTCCATGCAGTGTCCAGCCTCCTGAGACTGCTTTTCCTAGCTATCCAGACCTGCTTAGGAGAAAACTTGGATCAATATCAATTGGGAAATGTTCGTTTGGGCACCTCTCCTGCCTAGGCTTCTCCTGACTTCCTCATATCAGTCATCTTCTCAGGGGGAACTTTCTGATGGCTTTCATGATCTCAGAGTATCTTTCTAACCTCTTCTGGCTATTCCTTTCCTGATACAGAAGTGGCGTTATGGTCAGGAGGGCAAAGGACTCAAAGTTCTGTAGAAGCAGCCTGCACAACGtatccagcagctctgcaccaccCTGAAAGTGTCCTTCCTACACACCAGCTTTGAATCTAAAGTGGCTCCTACAGTTAACTTTTCACAGGCCATCAAGCAGGCTTCAGTTCCCCCCAGGCATTTTGGAGGCAGTGACCACATTTGTGTGGAAATCTGAAAGAAGCCacatttttttaggaaaaagatGAACCCTCTGACATGTGACCCTTTATCCAAGATCTCTTCCTTTATGTGGCCTACCAGATACTTATGAGGAGAGGATTTCACAAACTGTGTGTATCCATGTGCTTTTGCCAGCCTTTCAGATAGGTACACTGGTAGATATGAATGGCACAGATCCCAGCCAGGAGTCAAGGGGTGACCTGTAGCTTACTTCAGAAAGAAGTCAACTCACAATCCACTTTACAAACATTGACTTAGGACTGCATGAGGAATTTCTGAGACACCACTGATGTCTTAATATGATACCTACAAAATACCCCCTTTTTGGCCCATGACCTGCCCAGCTAGAAGTGATCTGCTTGTGATCCTTCAAGGCCATGCACTGCTGATGGACTCCCAGCCTCTCTGACATACAGGAGCCAGTTCCATGTGTCCTGatttcagttaggatagagttaattttcctcctagtagctggtagggtgctatgttttggatttaggaggagaataatgttgataacacactgatgttttacttgttgcagagaaatgcttatactaagccaaggacttttcagcttctccctctgtcctgccagcaggcaggctgggggtgcagcaagagctgggaggggacagacccaggacagctgacccaaaccggccaaaggggtattccataccatctgacgtcatgctgaaaaatacataggggtggctagctggggtggggggactgGCTGCTCAGAcataggctgggcatcggtcagtcggtgatgagcaattgcattgtgcatcacttgttttgtacatattattattattattattatttctgtcctaataaactgccTCTATCTCAATCCAcaggtttcagtttttcttgtttctctcccccatcccagagaggtAGGGGGGAAGGTGAGCGAAtgtctgtgtggtgtttagctgccagctgggttaaaccacaatacCGTGTCCTGTGAGGTGCTAGGGCAGAAGGGACCTTGCAGACAATGTTCAAAACCCGTGCCTGTTGGCGGTCTTTCAGCTCCTTGCACACAGCAAAGATTACACTCATGTTCAGAAGCCGTGTGCCGAAGCTGGCCTAGAAGACACTCAGTGGAAGCTCCCAGTCCAGCcgcagctggcagtgctgctctgcagactgAGGGGGCTGTGGTGcctgcttcccctgctcccctctgcctgtgctgctcaggaTGGGCAGAAGACCCAAGTCACTGGGGATGTCTTCTGTTGAGACCCTTTCAGTCTGCCCTGATGGCTCAGTAGCACAGGGAAGAGCTTGGCAGGATCATAGGGTGtctctaagggaaaaaaaaaaaaaaaaaaaaaaaaaaaaaaaaaaaaaaaaaaaaaaaactgacatgGTTGGTATTGGCAgtaaggggatggttggaccagatgatcttggaagtcttttccaatcttaatgatGCTATGAATCTGTGACAAGGGCCCAAATGGCAGGTGAGTGCTGCAATCAATCCAGATTATGGGTTTTCAAAGAGGCTGTCCTGAACCACACTTGACTCTTGGATACCTTTGCCTACTGGATCCTCACAACCCCTCTAGGTACTGCAGAGCCCTCCATAGCCCATTGGCTCCtcatgttctctttttcctttgagataCTCTACATTGGATGGTCACTCATTACATGAGGAAACACTCAGTGCACACACAGACTCACACATTCTCCCTGGAGATCCCCTGACTTCTCCTGGCAGCTCAATATTCCTCTCCAGGATGCCACTCACCATCAGCCCCAGCATCAGCTGGACAGACCCAGGCAGCAGAGTCAAAAGCTAGTTACTGTTTACTAGACAACATGCAACCAAGAAGGCAGCTCTTAGTTCAGCCGAGTCCTTCACTGATCACTCTGGGACTCTTATCCATggtaaaggccagaaaagcaAGAGGCCTGTTCAGGGAGCAGCTCCTCAGGTGTATTCCTGACACCAGCTTTGGAGGAGGTATGCAGAGATGTGCCAGAGGTGACAGTGAAGAGGCAATGTGACTGTCACCAAGGTACATGAGATCTTACAGTAAAAAACATGCAGGGGCACAAAGGAAGAGGTTGGAAGTGAACGGGGAGCAGCATGGAAAAGGccccgtcctgctgctggccatggccATGACTCCAGGGAAGCGGCAGCCCTGaaccaaaggcagcagagaggcagagcccagcgggCAATGAGGGGCAGCCCTGAGGGCAAATGGAGCTGCTCCTCCATGTGGCAGCTGGGCTCTTGGCCCTGAGCCCCTTCTGCATGCTGGggctgcacccccagctccagAGGGGATGGGAAGAGACAGCAGCTGAGACAAATGAATTCCTGatggcttattttatttatttacaccaGAAGATGGTTTCCTAAAGTAGAATTGtgtcaaataaatataaaaacaggtAAGAGAATAAGAATAAACTCATTCATTTCTtacaataaaaaagattttcctttttctgagaaattctgAAAGGCTCATTCAGATGGTGGGCACATTACTGATGCTTAAGAAGCATGTATGTAAATAATTTCCTTAAGGTATCCTTCAgttcctggttcctcatgctgtatatgagggggttcactgctggaggcaccaccgagtATAGAAATGACACCACGaggtccagggatggggaggagatggaggggggcttcaggtaggcaaacgTGCCAGTGCTGACAAACAGGGAGACCACAGACAAGTGAGGGAGGCAGGTCGAAAAGGCTTTTTcccggccctgctcagagggcatcctcagcaccaccctgaagatctgcacatacgacaacacaatgaaaacaaaacaaccaaataaaagaGTAACCGTAAACACAAGTGCCCCAACTTCCCTGAGGTAGGCATCTGaacaggagagcttgaggatctgggggatctcacagaagaactggttcacagcattgccttggcagaggggcagggaaaatgtgatggctgtgtgcaggacagcattgagaaagccactgccccaggcagctgctgccatcttgACACAAGCTCTtctgcccaggaggctcctgTAGTGCAGaggcttgcagatggcaatgtagTGGTCGTAAGCCATGATGGTGAGGTTAGCAAACTCCACACCAGTCaagaaggcaaagagaaagagttgtgcagcacatccttgataggagatggccctggtgtcccagagggcattggccatggatttggggagagtggtggagatggatCCGAGGTcaaggagggcgaggttgaggaggaagaagtacatgggtGTATGGAGGTGGCGGTCACAGGCTACAGCAGTGAGaatgaggccgttgcccaggagggcagccaggtagatgcccaggagGAGcccgaagtgcaggagctgcagctcccttgtgtctgcaaatgccagcaggaggaactcattcacagagctgctgttgggcatttGCTGACATTAAACAAAGCTGTCTGTTGAAGTGGAGAATGCAGAACAAAGTTAGAACAGAGTTCAATGAGGAAAACGTATTCTGTGTCTTAGAACACCCCCCAGGCGATCCTGTCTCTTTGCAGGAGAACCTGTATAAATCTCATTGCTTCCATACTGATCTCTCATTGCAATGTTCTTGGAGTCTCAGTCTGCCGTACAATCATGACAATCCATTACCGTGAAACTTGCCTCCCCTGAAATGCAGGAATATGAAAGTACAGAATCCTCAAAAAAGCCTTCTCCTTCAGATAAAGCAAGTCTCAATATTCTTCTGGAAATGACCTCTTATAAATGCCATTCTCTACAACATATTCTACCTCTCGCTGGAGAAACAGAACCATCCTGACAGATGCTCTCACCAATTGGATGTGCCAGCTGTAGAAGACCCCTTTGGCAACTGCACCTGTGttgccctgctgccaggggatTACCGTGTCAAGAGTCTGCACATCTATCCTGCCACACGCTGCCCTCTGTTGTTGTGCTCCTCACTGCCTCTAagccctctctccttctctcctctccctgtgccaCCTGCggtcagagcccccagccctgctgcactgtgcagaggagctgctcctgggcagagctgtctctctgcagtgctgcccacATGCCAGGAGCTCCCGTTGGGCCCAGGAgcccggcccagctcagcagcacagcacctgaCCATGGCATCGCTTGCTCTGTGCCATTGGGCTCCCTCGAGGTGTCCCCAAGGCCTTGGGGCTGACAgctcctgaaggcagcagggtCTCTCCTGGGGTGTGGTGTTTGAAGCAGACTGAAGTCATCAGTGACTGCTCCTCTCTGAACATGGGAGAGACAGATTTTAGAAGTGTGATTTGTGCTATTAAAATTTGGTTGTCaaatatgagaagaaatgaTTCCCTCCCTTAACCCCTATTTTGTTCTCCTGTGTTGCAGGAAACCTTGGCCATGACAGGCAAGGATCATTTCACCTCTCTGAACACCCTTCGCCATTTCTTTTAGgaactgagaaataaatattttgttcattggTGTCCTAACATGAGAGGGGGGACCAGAATGCTCTAAAAGGTTTCCATAAAGGGAACAGGAAAATATGATAGCATTGGTTCAGTTTCTACCACTGTGAATATGGAAGGTCTCCTACCCATACACaaacctcttcttcctctttctcatgACCAGCACAGTGACTGGGATGTGGAACACCCTCATCATTGTGCTGGTGCCTACAAGCAAACACCTGCAGATGCCCGTGGCCTTCTTCCTTGGGGAGATTTGTCCTTTTTGCAGACCTTGTACAGCTCAGCCAGACTGTGCCAGATGCTGACCAACTTCCTGACTGGGGACAGCACCCTTTTTGCTCACAGAGGTGGGAGCACTATCAGCTGCACCTTCTGCATGACCAGAGTGCTTCCTGCTGGGGGCCATGTCCTATGGTCAGTCCTGGCCTGTATGCCATCCTTGTTCTCTGCAAGGCTTGTGAAGTGGAAGGTCTGACTTTAGAAAGCAGCAGTACCTTAACCCAAGGGATTTGCAAAGGCGATCAGCTCCGGGGCAGACAtgctctgcagcggagcaggggaccgaggcaggcagggctttttgtccggcatcgaggccactcggggGAGCCGCCGGCACCCGGCAGTCCTCGCGAGGGAGGCTGATGAGGCGcgggcggagccagcagcgccccctcccaggctgtttaaaagttgcccctagggagcgcgagcgaccaggagcgcggcagccaggacgggcaaacagggcgtggcgcgtcgaAGGGCGTGGCGAGGCAGTttgcgcggcagttcgcgcgggcagggcgagcgggggGCCCATCGTCGCtctgttgcagctgcctctcccttcaGTGCTTGCAACCTGCTTGCGTAGAACCTGaccatggtatcaaccaggcagaaaaccgtggCCTCCACATCTCGTgcggcatctccagccacggtcaccagtgtggctactcagacggagggctcggggaaacaaacacgcagccgtccaggtcctgggctgcagagtgtgccccagccttctgtcggtctccgacagcagtggagggtatgcctgtgggaggtgtgcccaggttgaagaactgctcagccaagtagcggagctccgggaggaggtgaaccggctcaggatcatcagggaatcagagatggaaattgactggtggaggtgcactctaccctctctgaggcaggctcacgagcctgccacagcacaggcgtctcctgttattcagaagacggaggttccctcctcctgccaggcagagggaggagacctagatcaagggggggaatggaggcaggtgcctattcggggtggtaggcgagccctctctctgcccacctcaccttctcatctacccttaaataattgatatgaaggactagaacaagacaatctgaatgacatagtagataaaaacccgtcccagttggagggggcgcctaagacaaGGCGACCTACACATtgcattgccacatcatccttcaaaaaagaaagaagggctattgttatggggggctcccttctgaaagggacagagggaccgatatgccgaccggacccaacccgcagagaagtctgttgcctccctggggctcgggtgagagactttgccacgaaagtcaagcgcctggtacggcccactgactactacccgctactggtctttcaggctggtagtGATGAAGTAACAATGAGAAGTCCaaaggcgatcaaaagagactttagggatttggggcgactacttagaggatcaggggcgcaggttgtgtttgcctctgtccttccgataggggggatcgaagctgaaagatgtactgttcacataaactcgtggcttcgaaactggtgtgaccggcagaattttgggttctttgatcacgggaaggtctatgctacaccgggcctgatggcacgGGATGGGATGtgcctctctcggagaggggtaaggatctttggtcaggagttggcagggctgatagatagggctttaaactagagtcgaagggggaaggggctaaaaccaggcacgccggtgaagacctaagggatggtacgctagaatcagaggggctgtgtgccagtgaggtccttcggtcagatccacaaggtgctgagtgtaaggagacgcacctgaagtgcttctacacgaacgcacgcagcacgaggaataaaatggatgagctagaagtcctggcccagtcccacaattacgacatcatcggcataagcgaaacctggtgggatgagtcctgtgactggggtgttgcgatagatggttacaggctcttcaggagggacaggcagggtaggcgaggtggtggggtggcgatgtatgtgaagcaggggctggactgtgtggaacttcaggtcggcaatggcaaagttgagagcctccgggtaaggatcaagggacgaacgaataaaggggatgtcgttgtgggagtctattacagaccgcctggccaggacgatagcgccgataaattattctttacagaactaagagaggccttgagattaactccccttgtccttatgggggacttcaacttgccagacgttaactgggagtgccacacggctgacacgagcaagtccaggaggttcatgaagcacctagatgataacttcttggtgcaggtgctaacggagccaactaggaaaggtgccctcctagacctgttgctagaaaatagagagggtctggtgggagatgtggtgatcggtggccgccttggtcatagcgaccatgaagtggttgagttcaaaatttacggtgacagaaggaaaagtgccaccaaaacctcatccctagatatggggaaagcggacttcaggctgctcagggaactagtcagcaaggtcccctgggaaactgctcttgaaggcctcgatgtccaccagagctggtcattctttaagcgatgcctcctagaagcacaagatcaggcaattcctaaatatcgcaagtcaggcaggcggggcaggaggccggcgtggctgaccaggaacattctaatggagattaggcggaaacagagagtgtttcgctactggaaggagggccaggtgtcatggaaagaatacagggatgctgttcgtgtttgtagggagaaagttcgtgtggccaaagcacgcctagagttgaagctggctgtgtctgtgagagaaaacaaacaggttttttttagatatgtgaatggaaaaaggagaactaaagaatacatagggccgctccttgatagggaaggtctcctcacagacaatgacataggcaaagcagagacgcttaacgccttctttgcctctgtcttcattgccgatgatgggcttcgggacccagggtgccccgagctggaggaccgggacggtggggatgacaaactcccaactgaccctgaacgtgtgcaggatttgcggctccacctcgatccctacaagtccatgggtccggatgggattcatccccgggtgctgaaagagctggctgacatcatcgcggaacctctctcaattatttttcaacgatcctgggaatttggagaggtcccggtagacaGGAAGCTGGCAAAggttgtgccgattttcaagaagggtcagaaagaagacccttgcaattacaggcctgtcagtctcacgtcagtgcctggtaaaatcatggagaagatggttctcaaacttattgaggcgcacctgggggacaaagcagtcattggtcccagccagcatgggtttgtgaagggtaagtcctgcctaactaacttgatttccttttatgataagatcacccgtatggtggaccaagggaaaccagctgatgtgatttttttggacttcagcaaggcttttgacacggtctcccatacagctaaatataaacatcatacaatgggtgagcaattggctaacgggcagggcccaaagggttatggtaaatggggctgcgtcaggctggtgggcggtcactagtggggtccctcaaggctccattttagggccggtacttttcaatatttttataaacgatctggatgtaggaatagaaggtattttgagcaagtttgctgatgacaccaaacttggaggagtcgtggactcgaatgagggtggaaaggccttgcagagggatctggataggttggagagctgggcgatcaccaacattatgaagttcaataagagcaagtgccgggtcctgcacctgggacggggaaaccctggctgcacgtacagactgggcgatgagacgctggagagcagcctagaagagagggatctgggggtcgtggtagacagcaagttgaatatgagccagcagtgtgccctggcagccaggagggccaaccatgtcctggggtgcatcaagcacggcatcgctagtaggtcaagggaggtgattgtcccgctctactctgcgctggtgcggcctcacctcgagtactgtgtgcagttctgggcaccacagtataaaaaggacatgaaactgttggagagtgtccagaggagggctacgaagatggtgataggcctggaggggaagacatacgaagaacggctgaggtcactgggcctgttcagcctggagaagaggaggctgagaggagacctcatcacagtctacaacttcctcgtaagggggtgtcgagagacaggagaccttttctccattaacaccagtgacaggacccacgggaacggggttaagctgaggcaggggaaatttaggcttgacatcaggagggggttcttcacagagagggtggttgcacactggaacaggctccccagggaagttgtcactgcaccgagcctgtctgaatttaagaagagattggactgtgcacttagtcacatggtctgaacttttgggtagacctgtgcggtgtcaagagttggacttgatgatccttaagggtcccttccaactcaggatattctatgattctatgattctatgatttctctCATGCACAGAAACCATTTAATTCTTTTCCAAGCATCAGTTCTGTGGTCCCAGTGTCATGGACaccttctgtgatttttctctgttactGGAGCTCTCCTGCAGTGCCACAGTGATACTCACGGTCTTTGCCTTCATAATCTGCACTTTGGATCcaattttcctcttccttctcatgtAGTTTTCATGTGTGTGCATCCTGTGCAGGCAGGCCCAAGGCCCAAGGCCTTATCCACCTGCTCCTCTCTCCTCAATAGTATCAATGTTTTCTATGATACTACCATCATTGCCAGTGTGAAGTGTTTAACAGCCTGTCCTgctttcagttaggacagagttagttttcctcctagtagctggtagggtgctgtgttttggattacgatgagaagggtgctgataacatgctgatgttttaattgttgcagagcagtgcttacactaagccaaggacttttcagcttctccctctgtcctgccagcgggcaggctggggatgcagcaggagctgggaggggacagacctaggacagctgacccaaaccggccaaaggggtattccataccatctgacatcatgctgaacaattaatattgggggggggggatgtcaCCGAGTCGGGGAACTGCttgctcagggataggctgggcatcggtcagcaggtggtgagcaattgcactgtacaccacttgttttgtacacattattatcagtagtattattaaaattattattattttcctttcttttctgtcctaataaactgtctctatctcaacccataggcTTCATattcctgattctctcccctatcccaagagggagagaggaaggggagaaaatggcTGTGgggtgcttagctgccggccacgttaaaccacaacacagccTTCAACACAGATTTTAACCAAGCCCTTTCCCAAACCTTTATCATTCTCCTGGTCAATTCTCAGGTTGAATAGAGGTGATTTGTGAATGGTGGAAAAGGTGCTGGTTGAGCTGCTGACATAGTCACAAGACCTATCTCAAAGACCTTGGAAAGGACAAATTGGTCAATGACATTCCTTGGGACTCGGAAAAGACAGATGTCAAACCCATTTTCCACTAGAAGCATGAGCAAAAGGATAATTATGCCTAACCAAGAATTAAAAGGCCAGCTTTAACCCGAGCCCTCAACCAAGAACTAAACAAAACTCTAACCCAGAAAGCTTGCCCTTATCCTACACTTTGAGCAGGTATCTTGAGCAGAACACCAATCCCTCCTTCAAAGGTCTTGGCACTCCATTAAACCTAGAAGGTGACATCTAATCTCTAAACGTTAAATTGAACACCTAATCCCCAAAGCCCTCCACCAGACACACAGTACATCTCATCTTCAACCCTACTCCTGCCCCTCTGGTCTGGtggagggctgggctgggctgggctcgagagagg from Oxyura jamaicensis isolate SHBP4307 breed ruddy duck unplaced genomic scaffold, BPBGC_Ojam_1.0 oxyUn_random_OJ142, whole genome shotgun sequence carries:
- the LOC118158787 gene encoding olfactory receptor 14C36-like encodes the protein MPNSSSVNEFLLLAFADTRELQLLHFGLLLGIYLAALLGNGLILTAVACDRHLHTPMYFFLLNLALLDLGSISTTLPKSMANALWDTRAISYQGCAAQLFLFAFLTGVEFANLTIMAYDHYIAICKPLHYRSLLGRRACVKMAAAAWGSGFLNAVLHTAITFSLPLCQGNAVNQFFCEIPQILKLSCSDAYLREVGALVFTVTLLFGCFVFIVLSYVQIFRVVLRMPSEQGREKAFSTCLPHLSVVSLFVSTGTFAYLKPPSISSPSLDLVVSFLYSVVPPAVNPLIYSMRNQELKDTLRKLFTYMLLKHQ